Proteins encoded by one window of Streptomyces sp. NBC_01477:
- a CDS encoding glycosyltransferase family 2 protein, producing the protein MISVVIPTHHRPHLLPEALASLSRQVFGDFEVVVVNDGGPTLVDVLRPWRDRLPLRLFELPRRTGVSHARNVGIDHAEGEYLAFLDDDDIFLPRHLARAYQALALGRADFVYCSALVAGERMSELPERVDGGPVKAYPFDDDFLLVANFIHTGAVVVRSFRETGVRFDESLTHCEDWDMWLALRRRLGYRVSFVDEITAIYHQLPAVEGLVGSAQLAVPSPFTVVRERIQDAWPASDGRVRRFRAWMNALEDHRNTRIRKGHAIPHQMFDAVLHDTHAWFTAGMDPDFARIPDYFRAAV; encoded by the coding sequence ATGATCAGTGTCGTCATCCCAACCCACCACCGCCCTCACCTCCTGCCGGAAGCCCTCGCCAGCCTCTCCCGGCAGGTCTTCGGCGACTTCGAGGTCGTCGTGGTGAACGACGGCGGCCCCACCCTGGTCGACGTGCTCCGTCCATGGCGGGACCGCCTGCCCCTACGGCTCTTCGAACTGCCGCGCCGCACCGGGGTCTCCCACGCGCGCAACGTCGGTATCGACCACGCCGAGGGGGAGTACCTGGCCTTCCTCGACGACGACGACATCTTCCTGCCCCGGCATCTGGCCCGCGCGTACCAGGCCCTGGCGTTGGGGCGGGCGGACTTCGTCTACTGCTCCGCCCTCGTCGCGGGTGAGCGGATGAGCGAGCTGCCCGAGAGGGTGGACGGCGGACCGGTGAAGGCATACCCCTTCGACGACGACTTCCTCCTGGTGGCCAACTTCATCCACACCGGAGCCGTGGTCGTGCGGAGCTTCCGGGAGACCGGGGTGCGCTTCGACGAGTCGCTGACGCACTGCGAGGACTGGGACATGTGGCTCGCGCTGCGCCGGCGCCTCGGCTACCGGGTCTCCTTCGTGGACGAGATCACTGCCATCTACCACCAACTCCCCGCAGTGGAAGGGCTGGTGGGAAGCGCCCAGCTGGCGGTCCCCAGCCCCTTCACGGTCGTACGGGAGCGCATCCAAGACGCCTGGCCGGCCAGCGACGGACGTGTGCGGCGGTTCCGGGCGTGGATGAACGCCCTGGAGGACCACCGGAACACTCGCATTCGGAAGGGGCACGCCATTCCGCACCAGATGTTCGACGCCGTGCTGCACGACACTCATGCCTGGTTCACCGCCGGCATGGACCCGGACTTCGCCCGCATCCCCGACTACTTCCGGGCGGCGGTATGA
- a CDS encoding arylsulfotransferase family protein, translating to MSESLARAALTPSRHTAVDHFVYSPASSYPTPVARLVDRDGAELHTWSNATAQPAQEGDPPSFLRGWNHVEVAADGCLFATVPLQALLKLDRDSSVLWRADVTAHHDLAVAPDGAVHVLTEEPRRITVDGSPFTVLDNLVTVLGDDGRRLRDVSLYDALTTDPALRALVHDQVRGKDAAFRKAGVPLDEETSGLLLSASHDGPPARALTLLRLLPGSPCDVLHTNTVEILHAHPSGLWPDGALLVSMRNLDLIAAVAPDGSRVLWSWGPGTLSGQHQPTMAPGGNVVVLDNGVNAARSRVLEIDPVRGVVVWEYRAEPPGSFFTPVAGGAEPLPGGSVLVTDATAGRVFEVARDGRVTWQWRTRKEPGATGTGRATLYRMAGIPDATVRRIGGRGPGIPGPAPDADA from the coding sequence TTGTCCGAAAGCCTCGCTCGCGCGGCGCTCACGCCGTCCCGGCACACGGCGGTCGACCACTTCGTCTACTCGCCGGCCTCCTCCTACCCCACGCCCGTGGCCCGGCTTGTCGACCGCGACGGCGCCGAGCTCCACACGTGGAGCAACGCCACCGCGCAGCCAGCCCAGGAAGGCGACCCGCCAAGCTTCCTGCGCGGCTGGAACCACGTCGAAGTCGCCGCGGACGGCTGCCTGTTCGCCACGGTGCCGCTCCAGGCCCTGCTGAAACTCGATCGGGACTCCTCCGTGCTGTGGCGCGCCGACGTCACCGCGCACCACGACCTCGCCGTCGCGCCGGACGGGGCCGTGCACGTGCTCACCGAGGAACCGCGGCGCATCACGGTGGACGGCAGCCCGTTCACCGTTCTCGACAATCTCGTCACCGTCCTCGGCGACGACGGCCGCCGCCTTCGCGACGTGTCGCTCTACGACGCTCTCACCACCGACCCCGCGCTCCGGGCGCTGGTGCACGATCAGGTGCGTGGCAAAGACGCCGCCTTCCGCAAGGCCGGCGTACCCCTCGACGAGGAGACCTCCGGACTGCTGCTCTCGGCCTCGCACGACGGGCCGCCGGCCCGGGCACTGACCTTGCTGCGGCTGCTGCCAGGCTCCCCGTGCGATGTCCTGCACACCAACACCGTGGAGATCCTCCATGCCCATCCGTCGGGGCTGTGGCCCGACGGCGCCCTGCTGGTCTCGATGCGCAACCTCGACCTGATCGCCGCCGTCGCCCCCGACGGGTCGCGCGTGCTGTGGTCGTGGGGTCCGGGGACGCTGTCGGGGCAGCACCAGCCGACAATGGCGCCCGGGGGGAACGTCGTGGTGCTCGACAACGGGGTGAACGCCGCGCGCAGCCGGGTGCTCGAAATCGACCCGGTGCGAGGCGTCGTCGTGTGGGAGTACCGGGCGGAGCCGCCCGGGAGTTTCTTCACCCCGGTCGCGGGCGGGGCCGAGCCCCTTCCCGGGGGGAGCGTGCTGGTGACCGACGCGACCGCGGGCCGGGTGTTCGAGGTGGCCCGGGACGGGCGCGTCACCTGGCAGTGGCGCACCAGGAAGGAGCCCGGCGCCACCGGCACCGGCCGCGCCACCCTCTACCGGATGGCCGGCATACCGGACGCCACGGTCCGGCGGATCGGCGGACGTGGTCCAGGGATTCCCGGACCCGCCCCGGACGCGGACGCCTGA